The proteins below come from a single Saccharophagus degradans 2-40 genomic window:
- a CDS encoding family 43 glycosylhydrolase, translating to MYTYVSAIALFIFSIASSCCVAQNPLDFGSNIKTADPSGHIWADGRMYLYTSHDQECQEDFYMKDWHTFSSSDLINWTAHGPSLSVADITWADNYAWAPDAAYKNGKYYLFFPAGTGVKDRVNPEKSTKWMGIGVAVSDSPTGPFKDAIGAPLWTDPYANDPSIFIDDDGKGYLYFHGKGADYLVAEMADDLLSVKGEFHKMDMGGYEPKMEGPWVFKREGMYYFTMPENNRSLAYYMAKSPFGPWEYKGIFMQEEGGNNHHSIVQFKGKWILFYHRWLMGEGECKKKQRHTAAEYLHFNADGTIKEVKRTREGLTK from the coding sequence ATGTACACATATGTATCCGCCATAGCACTATTTATATTTTCAATTGCCTCGTCGTGTTGTGTTGCCCAAAACCCGCTCGACTTTGGCAGTAATATTAAAACCGCAGATCCGTCTGGCCATATATGGGCTGATGGCAGAATGTACCTTTACACCTCGCACGACCAAGAATGCCAAGAAGATTTTTATATGAAGGATTGGCATACCTTTTCGTCCAGCGACTTAATAAATTGGACTGCCCACGGCCCAAGTTTATCTGTAGCGGATATTACGTGGGCAGATAACTACGCATGGGCGCCCGACGCGGCCTATAAAAATGGGAAGTACTATTTGTTCTTTCCGGCGGGAACCGGTGTTAAAGATAGAGTAAACCCCGAAAAAAGCACTAAGTGGATGGGCATTGGTGTTGCAGTAAGCGATAGCCCTACAGGCCCCTTTAAAGATGCGATTGGCGCCCCCTTGTGGACCGACCCCTATGCCAACGACCCAAGTATTTTTATAGATGATGACGGCAAGGGCTACTTATATTTTCACGGTAAAGGTGCAGACTACCTAGTAGCCGAAATGGCAGACGATTTACTGAGTGTAAAAGGTGAGTTTCACAAAATGGATATGGGCGGTTACGAGCCAAAAATGGAGGGCCCTTGGGTTTTTAAGCGCGAGGGAATGTATTACTTTACCATGCCAGAAAACAATCGTTCACTTGCTTACTATATGGCGAAATCTCCCTTTGGGCCGTGGGAATACAAGGGCATTTTTATGCAAGAAGAAGGCGGTAACAACCACCATTCTATTGTGCAATTTAAAGGCAAGTGGATATTGTTTTATCACCGCTGGTTAATGGGCGAAGGCGAGTGTAAAAAGAAGCAACGCCACACCGCAGCGGAATACCTTCACTTTAATGCCGACGGCACAATTAAAGAAGTAAAAAGAACGCGCGAGGGGTTAACTAAGTAG